In Camelus dromedarius isolate mCamDro1 chromosome 16, mCamDro1.pat, whole genome shotgun sequence, the genomic stretch CCACATATTGAATTGATTTTCCCattcttcagtttttaaagagaCTTCCTTTATACGGGGTGATAATCGGTTCATGTAGAAAATAAGTTATCGACGTAATTTTTCATGTAACAGTCTGGGTATCTTCAGCCTCATGAAACAGGTATAACTGTTTTAAGCTGCATGTATTAGAGAACCTAGCATTCTATCTGAGAGCTTGGCACTCGCCGCATGTTTAGGGCATGCCGATGTATTTCCTGCATCTGTCTGATCCGGTCCTTCTGCCACATTAAGTTTTGAGGCATAGGGTATCTCTGAGTGCCATGCAAGTACCGGTATGGGATTCTCACGTGGCAAGCAGTGGCTCTACAACGAGGCTGTGGCATGGGAGGAAGAAGCATCCACCTCTTTCTCTCAGCACAGTATCGGTAGGCTTCTTTCCGATACTGTTTGTCAATATCATCACTGTTTTTCCAGCCCCCAATAATGAAAACATCATCTTTGTAATAGCAAATGGCTGCTCCTTCGATGCTTAGGACTTCTGGAGGTAAGCTTTCAAGGATCTCATCGGAAACTTGGCTGGCAATTTTTCTTACTGCCTCTTCATTTTCTATCGAATAACTCTTGGGACAGCATGAGGCTGTCTGGTAAAAGTTTGAATTGACCACGGACATTTGGAAAAAGCAGTAATTGTCAATAAGTGGCAAAGATTCCACATCTTGCCACTGTCGAGTCTCTGTATCATAGCAAGTAATGACAGCCTTTAATCCATCTTCAGTGTCCCGGTCCACAGGAGTGCGGGCAGCAATGTACACAAACCGGTCTTCAATAGCTAGTGCTTTAACATCTCGAAGAATCTTTGGTGCCGATTCCAAGTTGTGCCATTTATCAAGCTCGGGATTATAAACAGTCACATCTTTAAAACCAGGACTAAAGTTGCCATGTCCTCCAATGCTGTAGAGCTTCCCTTTGACTTCTGTCAGCCCAAAAGAATGCTTCCTTGTCATCAGACTACAAACATGTTCCCACGTATTCAAATTTGGGTTATATCTTTCCACAGTTTTAGCAAATCCTGGTTCCATTGACCCAGCAACATACACATAGGATTCTGTTACTGCAACAGCATGTCCATCAAGGTGATTATGAATATGGGGTAGGTTTACCCATCTGTCCTCATCGACAAAATATCCCACACATTCACTTAAATAGTCTCCTCCTTCTGACACGCCTCCTATAACCATGATCACATCCATGTTCTGCCCATAGCGAGGTAACAAAGAAACATGAGAAGCAGGATGCTGGAACGTGCCAGACTGTATATTCTCAGCTCTCAGAGCATGCCTCTCCACTGCATCGGCCACTAACTTGACACAAACTTCATTATTGGCCACCAGCCTCTCTGGTTTGACATGACGAGTAAGGTAAGTAGGTTTCATCTGGGACAATCGGAGCAATTTAAAAAGTTCTTCaaagtatctctctctctcttcagcaTTTCTCTGAACCCACTTTAAAACTGTTTCAAACAGAACCTCTTCAGAGTCAACCGTAATCTCCAAGTCTGACAGCCAGTCTCGAATGAGGTGGAAAGGTAAAGTATAAAATTCCTCATCCTGAATTACTTTGTGGAAATTTCTCCGTATCATATCTGCAGCTTTCAGAGCAAGTTGGCTCAGGGTATACATGTGAGCTAAGCTATGGATGGCCACACAATTAGAGAGATGAagttttttcttgagaaattctCCACAAAATTCTTTTAAACGAATTAATAGGAAcctaaaatcaagaaaaagaaaagggattaATTTTCAGATGTGCATATTTTATGTGGTTACATGCTGAGAGTATCTGAATTATACAGATGGAAATGGTAATAAGCTTCATCTCACGTCATGTACACCAcctgaaaaaaaagtgtgaatcCAAGTTAAAAAGGATTGTGCTGAAAAGTATGTTTAAAAGCATAtataaaatcatctttatatattttaattatacattttatatattttaattatttccattaTACAGTCTATATGTAATTATATGTTAAACTAAATACATACAATACATACAAAATGGAGTTTTTAGTTACATAAGGCTTTTCAGAATATATCCTTTAACAAAGTACAGTAGTCCcatattttatttccactttaattTACCCTTGGCAAAGGCAAATCTCAATCCAAACTTCTCTCTGCCATCCTGCCCTAATCCCTTGCCAGCAACCAGCCTCTTCTTCAATCAGGCTGGTCTCAGtgaaaagactttttaaagcaTCAATACATGGTATAGGAACTATGACTCCTGGGAGGCTGTTTGATCAGATCTCAAAGGGAATGGCAGTGCAGGCTTTGTGTCAGAGGTTTTAATCTTCTCTTCCCGAAAACTTTCTCCCAGAGTA encodes the following:
- the KLHL11 gene encoding kelch-like protein 11, with translation MAAAAVAAAAAAAAAASLQVLEMESMETAAAGSAGLAAEVRGSGTVDFGHGPGLSAMEASGGDPGPEAEDFECSSHCSELSWRQNEQRRQGLFCDITLCFGGAGGREFRAHRSVLAAATEYFTPLLSGQFSESRSGRVEMRKWSSEPGPEPDTVEAVIEYMYTGRIRVSTGSVHEVLELADRFLLIRLKEFCGEFLKKKLHLSNCVAIHSLAHMYTLSQLALKAADMIRRNFHKVIQDEEFYTLPFHLIRDWLSDLEITVDSEEVLFETVLKWVQRNAEERERYFEELFKLLRLSQMKPTYLTRHVKPERLVANNEVCVKLVADAVERHALRAENIQSGTFQHPASHVSLLPRYGQNMDVIMVIGGVSEGGDYLSECVGYFVDEDRWVNLPHIHNHLDGHAVAVTESYVYVAGSMEPGFAKTVERYNPNLNTWEHVCSLMTRKHSFGLTEVKGKLYSIGGHGNFSPGFKDVTVYNPELDKWHNLESAPKILRDVKALAIEDRFVYIAARTPVDRDTEDGLKAVITCYDTETRQWQDVESLPLIDNYCFFQMSVVNSNFYQTASCCPKSYSIENEEAVRKIASQVSDEILESLPPEVLSIEGAAICYYKDDVFIIGGWKNSDDIDKQYRKEAYRYCAERKRWMLLPPMPQPRCRATACHVRIPYRYLHGTQRYPMPQNLMWQKDRIRQMQEIHRHALNMRRVPSSQIEC